The following nucleotide sequence is from Rubrivirga sp. SAORIC476.
GCGCGCGGAGCCCACTCCCGATCTCGCATGACGACCGCCCTCGGCCTCTTCCTGCTCGCGACCGGCGTGTTCTACGCCGTCCGCCTGATGCTGTGGCGGCGGGGGCTCCACCTGGAGTTCGAGCGCTCGGACGCGCTCCCGACGCCCCGGGACGCCGCCCTGCCGACGATCACGGTCGTGATCGCTGCTCGCGACGAGGAAGCCACCATCGGCCCGTGCGTCGACTCGGTCCTGGCGACCGACTACCCGCGCGAGAAGCTGGAGGTGATCGTCGTCGACGACGACTCCTCGGACCAGACGGCGGCGATCGTGCGGCAGCGCATGCTCCGCGCCCCGGCCCTCGCCGCGGCCGGCCACGAGTTGCCCGAGGCGGACTGGGACGAATCCGAGGGCGCCGGGCGGCTGCGGCTGGTGCAGATCCCGGAGAACCGCCGCCGCGACCGTGCCCACAAGAAGGCGGCCATCGAGAAGGCCGTCTCCCACGCGCGCGGCGAGATCATCCTGACCACCGACGCGGACTGCCTCGTGCCGGTCGGCTGGGCTCGGTCGATGGCGGCGCAGTTCACCGGGCCGGAGGTCGCGTTCGTGTCGGGCCCCGTCGCGTTCACCGTCCTGCCGGACGACGGGCTGTTCATCAAGCTCCAGGCGATGGACTTCTTCGGCGTCATGGCGTGCGGCGCGGGCGGCATCGGGCTGCGGAAGCCGAGCCTCGCCAACGGCGCCAACGTCGGGTACCGGCGCGAGACCTTCGAGGCGCTCGACGGCTTCTCGGGCATCGACCACGTCACCAGCGGCGACGACGAGCTGCTGATGCAGAAAATCGCATACACGACGCCGCTCGACATTCGCTTCTGCGCGTCGCCCGACGCGCTGGTGACCACCGAGCCGGTGCGGACGCTGCGCGCGTTCAACCACCAGCGGCGGCGCTGGGCCTCGAAAAGCCTCAACTACCCGGCGCACCTGAAGGCCACGCTGGCCGGCATCGGCCTCTTCTTCGGCAGTCTGCTGATCGGGCTCGGGCTGCTCGTGGTTCTGCCGGGGTTGTGGCCGTACCTCGTGGGCGGGTTCGCGCTCAAGGCCGTCGGCGACCTCAGCGTGCTCGTTCCGGCCGCGCGGCGCTTCGGGCAGGTAGCGCTCCTGCGCGTGTACCCCCTGCATCTCTTCCTCCACCCCCCGCAGGCCGTGATCGCCTTCCTGCGGGGGCCATTCGGTGGGTTCGAGTGGAAGAGCCGCCACGTGGACCAGTAGCCTCCGAGGTCCGCGGACACCCGCAGGCGCGTAGGACGCCACGCCGACCCGCGAGGCCGACGCCCCGAGCCCTCCGGTTCGTGCCGACCTTTCTGCTCCCTTCCCTTCGTCCCCTGACCGTCCAGCGCCTCCGCGACTCCCTGCTGCCGCGCGTGCTCGGTCCGCTGGTGCCGGGCGCGGTCGTGCGCGGGCCTGCCGACGCGCGGGCGCCCGCGCTGTATCTCACCGTGGACGACGGGCCGGACGCCGACGGCACCCCGCGCTGGCTGGATGCGCTGGCCCGCCACGACGCGGCGGCTGTCTTTTTTCTGTCGGCCGACCGCGCCGAGCGCCACCCTGACCTCGTCCACGCGATCACCGAGGCGGGGCACCGGGTGGCGAGCCACGGCGACCAGCACCGCAGCGCCTGGCGCATGCGCCCGCGGACGGCGCGCAGGGCGTTCGACCGCGCCGAGCGGGTGCTGGAGGAGGCGACGGGACAGCCGGTGCGGGACGTGCGCCCGCCCTACGGCCGGGTGACGCCGGGGCTCGTCCGCTGGGCGGCGCAGGGCCACCGGCGGATCGTGCTCTGGGATGTGATGCCGGGGGACTTTGTGGCCTCCCGACCGCCCGCGGTGCTGGCCGACGAGATGGTCCGCCTCGCCCGGCCGGGCTCCATCGTGACGCTCCACGATGGGCCTCCTGCACGCCGCGCCGTCGCGGCGCTGGACCTCGCGCTCCCGCGGCTCCGCGCCGCCGGGTGGCGGTTCCCCCTGCTCCCGGCTGCATGACCGTCGCGCTGACCGTCATCATCGTGGGCTACCTGCTGGTGGGCGTCGCCGTGGCGGGGCGGCTGCTGACCCACCGCCCGCCGCCGGTCGTCCCCGACGCCGACCTGCCGCGCGCCGTGATCGTGGTCGCCGCGCGCGACGAGGAGGCCTGCCTCGGGCGTTGCCTGGAGGCGCTCCGGGCGCAGGACTACCCCGCCGACCGGCTGTCGATCGTCGTCGCCGACGACCACTCCACCGACGGCACCGCGGAAGTGGTCCGCGACGCCGCGGCGCGCGACGGCATCGCCATCTCGTACGTCCGCGTTCCGGACCCGACAGGGGCGCTCCGCGGCAAGGCTCAGGCGCTCCACACCGCGTTCTCCGCGTCCGACGCCGAGGTCTTCCTCCTGACCGACGCCGACTGTGCGCCCGTCCCGACGTGGGCCCGCACGCTGGCGTCCGGCTTCGCCGACCCGGCCATGGGCATCCACTGCGGCCTCGCGCGCCTGATGCCGCGGCCGGACCACCCGACCGACGCCATCCAGGCGCTCGACTGGGAGTACCTGATCGGCGTCGTCAGCGCGGCGGCCGAGGCGGGCTTCCCGGCCACCGGCATGGGCAACAACATGGCGGTCCGGCGCGCGGCCTACGAGGCGGTCGGTGGGTACCCGGCCCTGCCGTTCTCGGTGACGGAGGACTTCATCCTGGTGCGCGCCGTCGCGGAGGCGGGCTGGCGGGTGCGCTTCCCGATGGACCGCGCGTCGCGCGTCTGGTCCCTCCCGGCTCCGTCGCTCGCTGCCGCGTATGACCAGCGGCGGCGTTGGGCGCGAGGCGGGCTGAGCGACAACCTGTGGGTGCTCCCGGTTTACGCGTTCGTGTTCGCCGTCCACGTGCTGATGGTCGCGGGCATTGTCCTCCAGCCTCGGCTAGGGCTCGCCGCACTCGGAGCGATGGTACTGGCCGTAGGGATGGTGCTCGGCGTCTTGCGCCACCGAGCCGGCGGTCGCCTCCGTCCGTGGGCGATCCTCGGCACGGTGGCGTTCCAGATCGCCTACTTCACGACACTGCCGGTCGTGCTGCTGCTCCGCCCGCGAATCGGCTGGAAAGGGCGCCGCCTCTGATCGGGGCTTTCCCGTCCCGACATCCCACGGTGTCACCGTTAGCCCCCAGAAATGGCGCCGGGGCCAGGTAGGGCAATCCCCCAACCCATAAGGGCTTACCTGCGCCCCTGGACGACGTTGGTGCCCGGTTTCGGTTCAGGAAGCCCGCAGCTTTGGCACTCGCCACCCTGGAAATTCTGAGTAGTACGTAACGCAATCAGGTTTTTCCGCTTGCGTCGAACGAGAGTAGAGGAGCACACCGTACGTTCTGTGCAGGCACTCTAGCTGGCTCAACCGTCTCATGCCCCGAGCGAAAGGCGTCATCCGAATCGACTCCGACTCCACCCATGGGTGGCAGGTGCGGGTGTACCGAGACGGGAAGACCTTCTCCCGGCTCTTCTCCGACAAGAAGTGGGGCGGTCGGGACAAGGCGTTCGATGCCGCCGAGGCGTACCGCAAAGAACTCGTCGAGGAGGTGTCGCAGTTGCCCGCCAAACCCCGGCGCCGGCGCCTGATCCGGCACAACAGGAGCAACACGAGCGGCGTCGTCGGGGTGTCGCGGACGTACAAGCGCGACCGGCGCGGCATCCGCCACGAGGTCTACGCTGTCTCGTGGAACCCCGAGCCGGGCGTCGCCCGCGGAACGTCCTTCTCGATCAAGCGCTACGGCGAGGACACGGCCTTTCGCCTCGCCTGCCAGCTTCGCTGGCAGAAGATGAAGGAGATCTACGGCGACCGCTACGAGGTCGAGAGCTACCTCGACCTCTACCGCCAGAAAGCCGCCGTGGACGCCCGCGCGGAGGAGCGCCGCCGATCTGACGGCGACTGAGGGGCGCTACACGCCGAGGCCGTCCCGAATGGTCTCGATGAGGGTGTCGACCCCAGTGGTCCCATCCAGGTGCAGCACACCGTCGGGGGGTTCCAGGGTGTCGAGCTGGCTGTCGAGCAGGTCGGGACCCGCGTAGTGACCGGCGCGAGTCGCGAGGCGGTCGGCGAGGACAGCACGGGGCACGTCGAGCCAGACCACCGCGACCTCGTCCGCCTCGGTGCCGAGGAGGACACGGTAGGCCGCGCGAAGGGCCGAGCACGCGAGCACGGTCGAGGGCCCCTCGGTCCGCCGGACCTCAACGAGGGCCGCGAGACGGTCGAGCCAGGGCGCGCGGTCGGCGTCGGTGAGCCCCTCTCCCCTGCCCATCTTGGCACGCGCAGCGTCGGCATGGTACGCGTCGGCGTCCTCGAAGGCCCACCCCAGCTCGGCGGCGAGAGCCTGTCCGAGGGTGGTCTTTCCGGCGCCGGAGACGCCCATCAGGAGGATGATGCGGACGGGTGGGGTCACGGAGGGTTCGCGGAGCGAGGGGGCGGGTCGTGCGTACTCTGACATCTCATCCTCGATCCCTCGGCCCGTGTCCTCCCGTCGTCTGATCCGCCTCGCGGTGTTCTTCGCCCTCGGCCTGCTGGTCGCGTTCGTGCTGAGCGACGTGCTCGGGCTCCGCGCCTCCGAGACGGGGGTCATCAGCCCCAGGGGCTGGCACGGCATCTCGCACGGCAGCCACACCCACTACGTGCCGGACGACTGGGCCGGCTCGGAGGCGACCGGCGTCTCGATCTCAGACTTCCCGACGAGCCCGCCTCCGGAGGGCATGACGGTGAGCGCGACGGGCCAGATCGTGCCTGTGGAGTAACCCAGCTAGCGGCGCTCGACCTGCGTCCACCCGCCCCCGAGATCGGTCGTCTCGGGCAGAGAGGACCGCCGGTGCTGACGCGCGCGCCATTCTGCGTCGGCAGCCCGCCAGCGGACCTGCTGCGGCGTGGGAGGTGCCAGATGTTCGAGCCGGTACGACGCCCGATAGCCGCCACGCAGGGTCGTGCGGCCGAGGCCCCATTCGTGCTCGATCGACTGCACTCGGAGCCGGTGCATGAGGCGGCTCACCTCCGGAGGCTGCGACCGGATGTCCCGAAACCGGACGCCGCACTCGCCTGCTTCGCATCGAGCCGTGACAAGCGCGACCAGGCTCGCATAGTCGGTCGGTCTCTGTCCGAAGGGCACGAGTTCGTCTGCCACCCAGAATGTCCGCCCGACCAGTCCCGTCAGCGCCACCAGCACGCCGACGATCAAGAGGCGGAGCGAGCGTGTCGGTGGCGACCACGTGCGGCGGGCGATCAACTTCTGATACGACCGGGCCCGCTCGAGAACCGAACGCGGCGTGGCAGGGCGGAGACCACCGGACTCGGACCGGAGCGCTCGCTGGAGTTGTGCGGTGGCGACGCCACCCCGCCGATCCCGGTGCTTCGCCCTGGGTGAATGGAGGGGTACGCCGAACATGGGACCGAGGGTGGATGAGTTCCGCCTACGGACTCCTCCCCAGGAGGGTGCATCGATGCCCTCGGTTCGGGTGGACGGCCCCCCTCCCCTACGGCCGAACCATCACCAGCAGCACGACGAACATCACGAGGACCCCGGCGAGCACGGCCCCCACGATGGCGACCGCGCTCCAGTCCACGCGGCCGCGCTCCCGCACGCCCGACGGCCCGTTCCGAAGCCGATCCAGCATACGCGCCCGCGCCTCGGCGTTCGGCTCGCCCCGATCCGCTGGTCGACGAGTCGACCGAGGCGGACCGGGCCTCCGCTTGGGCGTCGCCTGGAACACCTTGAGCTTGTACAGCGACACCGCTACAGCTCGTCCGCCTCGGTGGGCGGCTCGAGGAGCGTGGGCGGGGCGCCATCGCCCGACGCTGCGGGCACGGGCTTGGTCTCACCGAACTGCTGCGCGAGGGCCAGCAGGTCCACGCCCGTGAGGCTCTTGATGAGTTCCGGCGTGGTCGCCATCAGGTTGGCCACCGAGTCGGTGACCCGGCCGACGCCCTGCCCGCCGCCGGTGTCGACGACGGTGAGCTTCTGGATGGACGCCAGCGGCGCGGCGACCTCGCGGGCGAGGGCGGGCATCATGGTCGCGAGCAGGTCGAGCACGGCCGCCTCGCCGTAACGGGCGAAGGCCTCGGCGAGCTTCTCCTTGGCCTCCGCTTCGGCGAGGCCGCGCTGGAGGACGACCTCGGCTTCCGCCAGGCCCTCGGCGCGTGTCGCGTCACCGACGGCTTGACCGTCGAGCCGCTTGGCCTCGGCCTTGGCCTTTGCCTCGGCTTCGATCTCAAACTGACGGGCTTCCGCGCGGCGCATCTGCCGCAGCTTGTCGGCCTCGGCCGCCTGCTCGACGGCGTAGCGATCGGCGTCGGCCTTCTTCTTGACCTCGGAGTCGTACTGCTTCTCGCGGCGCTCGATCTCGAGCTTCTCCAGGTCCACCTCGCGCTGCTTGCGGACGAGTTCGACCTGCATCTGCTCCTCGACCACGACCCGCTGAGACGTCGCCTCCTGGACGGAGTAGGCGAGGTCGGCGGCGGCCTTGGCGGTGTCCTGCTCCTTCTTGAAGGCGGCCACCTTGAGTTCCTTCTCCTTGTTGGCCTCCGCCACGTTCGTGTCGCGGACGAGTTCGGCCTTCTGGCCTTCCTCGTCGGCGTTGGCCTTCTTGATGCGCGCGTCGCGCGTCGCCTCGGCCTCGGCGATGTCGGCGTCGCGCTTGATCGCGGCGATGCGCGGACGGCCGAGCGCCTCCAGGTAGCCGTTCTTGTCGCGGACGTCCTTGATGGTGAAGCTCACGATCTGGAGCCCCATCTTCTTCAGGTCCCGCGCGGCGACCGACTGGACCTCCTGCGCGAACTTGTCCCGGTTGCGATACACCTCCTCGACGGTGAGCGTGCCGAGGATGGCCCGGAGGTGCCCCTCCAGGACCTCGCGCGCCTCCGCGCGGAGTTCTTCGTCCGGCTTGCCCAGGAACTGCTCCGCCGCCGTCGCCACATCCTCCACGGACGAGCCGACCTTGATGACGGCCACGCCGTCGGTCATCACGGGCACGCCTTCGGCCGTGTAGACCTCCGGCGTCATCACGTCCAGCTTGTGGGAGAGCAGCGACATGTGCTCGCGCTGCTGCACAATAGGCACGATGAACGCGCCGCCGCCCCGGACGATCTTGACCTTCCGCGCGCTCTCGTCGGTGAGCACGTTCTTGCTGCCGAGTGCCGCACCCGTGATGATCATCGCCTCGTCGGGCGAGACCGTCTTGTAGCGGCTCGCGACGAGCATCACGAGAAAGACTAGGGAGACGACGATGGCGATGCCGACGATGCCTCCGATTCCGAGTAGTTCGAGCATGGGTCTGAGGGTGTGTGTGTCTATCGAGTCTGAAGTCGTGCGTGAGGGGTCGCGTCGGTCGCCACGGTGAGGTCCTCACGGTCCAGCGGAGCGACGCGCAAGACGCCCTCGCGGTCCACCTCTACCACTACCACGGCGGTGCCCGAGGGGATCGGCGCGCCGGAGAACGAAGCCGCCGTCTGGAAGGTGGTGCTGGCCCCCATGCGGACGATCACTTCGCCGAAGCCGCCTTCGGGAACGCCGGTCGTCAGTTCCCCGGTCTTGCCCGCGTACTCGCGGACGGAGAACCCGGTCGAGTTCTCGCTCGCCTTCATGGGCTTGACGTAGATCAGGTGGAGGGCCACGGCCGCGGCGACACCCAGCGTCGCCGCGACGACCACCTCGGGGATGCGTCCGAGGCCGGCATACGCGTCGAGCAGCAGGCCCGCCCCGCCGAACACGGTCGCTCCGAAGACCCCGGACAGCGGATCGAACACGCCTCCGAGATCGAGCGCATCGAGCGCACCGTCGAGGGCGTCCATCGCGGCTTCCAGAACATCCCCGAGGAAGACGAGCAGCACCGAGAGCGAGAGGCCACCGAGGAGGCAATACCAGTAGACCGTGGTCATCGTCGCGTGTGTCGAGTGAAAGCAGGTCTACGGTGCCGTATGGACCGGGTTACGATCCGAGTCCGGTTCTCGGAAGGTAGAGCGCTCGCCCCACTCTGTCGAACAGAACACGCCCGGGCGGGCCTCCACGGTAAGAGGTCCGCCAGAGCGAGAGCAGTCCGTGGGGCGGACTATCGGTAGATCGAGTCCAGGATCGACTCCCGGGACGGGCTGGCTGTCTTGAGCAGCAGCACCGACGACGCGAGGCAGGCAATCCCGATCGCGGCCATCAGGCGGAGGTTCGAAGGGGTCATGGCGGAACAGGGCGGGGATCTGGGAGCGCTTCCAAAGATCCTGCCATGCCTCTTCGGCACCCCGACGAGGGACTCAGGCGACCTCAACAGCTCACCGAGTGGTCAGACTCGACACATGAATGGCTCCTGGACGTACCGAAATCTCCCCTACCCCCTGCAAGTAATTCTTCTCTCATACCCGCCAAATACACTACCCTTCGGTAGCCGATTCGCACACACTCGGGTACAAAGCGCCAGTCGCGTCCGGCCTCATCTCTCCACCACTACCACCACCTCTCATGGCTAAGTCGTCAAAGACTCCCACCTTCGACATGGACATCGTAGACAAAAAGGCTGCCGCTGGCATCCTCAAGTCGTCCCGTCAGCGCGGGTCCCGTTCGTCCAAGTACACCCCCATCTACGAGAGCATCTCCGGACTGAGCGACGGCGAGTTCCTCGTGCTCCGTTCCATCGACAAGAGCGCCAAGCTGGGCATCTACCAGGGCGTCAAGCGCAACTTCGGCACCGACGTGAAGATGGCGTCGGCGCGGGACCGCGACGCGTCCGGTGAGGCCTACACGCTCGTCATCGGCCGGGCGACCGACCACGATGAGATGCGCGAGCTCGCCAAGCGCGGCTAGCCGGCGTCCGTCATCCGGTCCTCGGGGCGGCCCGTGTAGAACGGGTTGGCTCCGCCACCTCCTTCGGGAGTCGCCTCGGGGGTCTCGACGCCGCGGTACATCCTCGCCATGCGGACGTAGTGCGCGGCGTTCGCTCGGTTTCGCTCCACCTCCGCCTCGGTCAAGGGTCGGACGACACGAGCAGGCGACCCGAGCACCAGGGAGCGCAGGGGGATGCGGGTCCCTCCGGTGACGAGCGCCCCGGCGCCGACCAGTGACCCGGCCCCGACGACGGCGCCGTCCAGAACCACGGCGCCCATCCCGATCAGCACGTCGTCCTCGACCGTGCAGCCGTGGACGACAGCGTTGTGCCCGATGGTGACGCCCGTCCCGATCCAGCAGGGGTGGGTGCCCCGCGAGACGTGGACCGTGGCGTTGTCCTGCACGTTGGAGGACGCGCCCACATGGATCCAGTGCACGTCGCCGCGGAGGGAGGCGCCGAACCAGATGCTGGCGCCGTCACCCAGGGTGACGTCCCCGACGACCGCGGCAGTGTCGGAGACGTAGACGTCGGCCCCGAGGCGGGGGAAGCGGCCGAGAAAGGAGTCGATCATGGGAAGTAGATGCAGGCCGGAGGGCTCGAACGCGCCGGTGGCCATGAGGGGGCGCCTGGGATGGAGGAGGCAGGCGGACCCCCGGCGGGGAGGTGGCGTACGTCTGAGCCGCCGCCCCGAATATGGCCCACATCGTCGTCTCCCGCCCGCATTCCCTCGACCCCGACACGGCACACAAGGCCGTCGACGAGGTCGCCGACCGCCTTCGGCGCGAGTTCGGCGTCCAGACGCGCCGCGAGGGCGGGACCGTCTGGGTGGACGGGCGAGGCGTCTCTGGCCGCTTGGAAGCCACTCCGGACACCCTCCACGTCGAGGCGACACTCGGGCTGGCCGCCCGGCCGTTCCGCCGACTGCT
It contains:
- a CDS encoding glycosyltransferase, whose protein sequence is MTTALGLFLLATGVFYAVRLMLWRRGLHLEFERSDALPTPRDAALPTITVVIAARDEEATIGPCVDSVLATDYPREKLEVIVVDDDSSDQTAAIVRQRMLRAPALAAAGHELPEADWDESEGAGRLRLVQIPENRRRDRAHKKAAIEKAVSHARGEIILTTDADCLVPVGWARSMAAQFTGPEVAFVSGPVAFTVLPDDGLFIKLQAMDFFGVMACGAGGIGLRKPSLANGANVGYRRETFEALDGFSGIDHVTSGDDELLMQKIAYTTPLDIRFCASPDALVTTEPVRTLRAFNHQRRRWASKSLNYPAHLKATLAGIGLFFGSLLIGLGLLVVLPGLWPYLVGGFALKAVGDLSVLVPAARRFGQVALLRVYPLHLFLHPPQAVIAFLRGPFGGFEWKSRHVDQ
- a CDS encoding glycosyltransferase, giving the protein MTVALTVIIVGYLLVGVAVAGRLLTHRPPPVVPDADLPRAVIVVAARDEEACLGRCLEALRAQDYPADRLSIVVADDHSTDGTAEVVRDAAARDGIAISYVRVPDPTGALRGKAQALHTAFSASDAEVFLLTDADCAPVPTWARTLASGFADPAMGIHCGLARLMPRPDHPTDAIQALDWEYLIGVVSAAAEAGFPATGMGNNMAVRRAAYEAVGGYPALPFSVTEDFILVRAVAEAGWRVRFPMDRASRVWSLPAPSLAAAYDQRRRWARGGLSDNLWVLPVYAFVFAVHVLMVAGIVLQPRLGLAALGAMVLAVGMVLGVLRHRAGGRLRPWAILGTVAFQIAYFTTLPVVLLLRPRIGWKGRRL
- a CDS encoding gamma carbonic anhydrase family protein; the protein is MIDSFLGRFPRLGADVYVSDTAAVVGDVTLGDGASIWFGASLRGDVHWIHVGASSNVQDNATVHVSRGTHPCWIGTGVTIGHNAVVHGCTVEDDVLIGMGAVVLDGAVVGAGSLVGAGALVTGGTRIPLRSLVLGSPARVVRPLTEAEVERNRANAAHYVRMARMYRGVETPEATPEGGGGANPFYTGRPEDRMTDAG
- a CDS encoding protease, coding for MTTVYWYCLLGGLSLSVLLVFLGDVLEAAMDALDGALDALDLGGVFDPLSGVFGATVFGGAGLLLDAYAGLGRIPEVVVAATLGVAAAVALHLIYVKPMKASENSTGFSVREYAGKTGELTTGVPEGGFGEVIVRMGASTTFQTAASFSGAPIPSGTAVVVVEVDREGVLRVAPLDREDLTVATDATPHARLQTR
- a CDS encoding polyhydroxyalkanoic acid system family protein, yielding MAHIVVSRPHSLDPDTAHKAVDEVADRLRREFGVQTRREGGTVWVDGRGVSGRLEATPDTLHVEATLGLAARPFRRLLRREIETELDRLAPLS
- a CDS encoding flotillin family protein; this translates as MLELLGIGGIVGIAIVVSLVFLVMLVASRYKTVSPDEAMIITGAALGSKNVLTDESARKVKIVRGGGAFIVPIVQQREHMSLLSHKLDVMTPEVYTAEGVPVMTDGVAVIKVGSSVEDVATAAEQFLGKPDEELRAEAREVLEGHLRAILGTLTVEEVYRNRDKFAQEVQSVAARDLKKMGLQIVSFTIKDVRDKNGYLEALGRPRIAAIKRDADIAEAEATRDARIKKANADEEGQKAELVRDTNVAEANKEKELKVAAFKKEQDTAKAAADLAYSVQEATSQRVVVEEQMQVELVRKQREVDLEKLEIERREKQYDSEVKKKADADRYAVEQAAEADKLRQMRRAEARQFEIEAEAKAKAEAKRLDGQAVGDATRAEGLAEAEVVLQRGLAEAEAKEKLAEAFARYGEAAVLDLLATMMPALAREVAAPLASIQKLTVVDTGGGQGVGRVTDSVANLMATTPELIKSLTGVDLLALAQQFGETKPVPAASGDGAPPTLLEPPTEADEL
- a CDS encoding polysaccharide deacetylase family protein, translating into MPTFLLPSLRPLTVQRLRDSLLPRVLGPLVPGAVVRGPADARAPALYLTVDDGPDADGTPRWLDALARHDAAAVFFLSADRAERHPDLVHAITEAGHRVASHGDQHRSAWRMRPRTARRAFDRAERVLEEATGQPVRDVRPPYGRVTPGLVRWAAQGHRRIVLWDVMPGDFVASRPPAVLADEMVRLARPGSIVTLHDGPPARRAVAALDLALPRLRAAGWRFPLLPAA
- a CDS encoding gluconokinase, whose protein sequence is MTPPVRIILLMGVSGAGKTTLGQALAAELGWAFEDADAYHADAARAKMGRGEGLTDADRAPWLDRLAALVEVRRTEGPSTVLACSALRAAYRVLLGTEADEVAVVWLDVPRAVLADRLATRAGHYAGPDLLDSQLDTLEPPDGVLHLDGTTGVDTLIETIRDGLGV